In Vidua chalybeata isolate OUT-0048 chromosome 5, bVidCha1 merged haplotype, whole genome shotgun sequence, one genomic interval encodes:
- the C5H12orf4 gene encoding protein C12orf4 homolog isoform X2, whose translation MKPNKGKTLTKERDYVYKFNAGNEHLMLTVPLKFPVQENISHLHGRLMVLHNLPCFIENDLKQSLSKFVEEETIKDYDREAEVALEAVKLGKVDINQLADTWAKAYKETTLEHAKPEETSWDEDFADVYHDLIHSPASEMLLNLEYNYFVSISELISERDVELKKLRERQGAEMDKVMQELGKSLTDQDVNSLAAQHFESQQDLENKWTNELKQTTAIQKQEYQEWVIKLHQDLKNPNNSSVSDEIKVQPSQLRESVEGNGRIYEEQRLLEESFTIHLGAQLKTMHNLRLLRADMLDFCKHKRNHRSGVKLHRLQTAMSLYSTSLCGLVLLVDNRISSYSGIKRDFATVCQECTDFHFPGIQEQLEIVQKVVLKARAQRGSKTKRHHGEFYITRHSNLSEIHVAFHLCVDDNVRSVNVTARDPAIMGLRNILKVCCTHDITTISIPLLLVHEMSEEMTIPWCLKRAELVFKCVKGFMMEMASWDGGISRTVQFLVPQTISDEMFYQLSNMLPQIFRVSSTLTLTSKH comes from the exons ATGAAGCCTAATAAAGGAAAGACTTTAACTAAAGAGAGAGACTATGTGTACAAATTCAATGCTGGAAATGAACATTTGATGCTTACCGTGCCTCTCAAATTCCCTGTGCAAGAGAATATCAGTCATTTGCATGGACGTCTGATGGTTCTGCACAACCTGCCATGCTTTATAGAAAATG ACCTGAAGCAATCTCTTAGTAAATTTGTAGAAGAGGAAACTATAAAAGATTATGACAGAGAAGCTGAAGTGGCTCTGGAAGCAGTGAAATTGGGAAAAGTAGACATCAACCAGCTGGCAGATACTTGGGCTAAAGCTTATAAGGAG ACAACATTAGAACATGCCAAACCTGAAGAAACCAGTTGGGATGAAGATTTTGCAGATGTTTATCATGATCTGATCCATTCTCCAGCTTCTGAAATGCTGTTAAACCTGGAATACAATTATTTTGTTAGCATTTCAGAATTAATAAGTGAAAGGGATGTGGAACTGAAAAAGCTACGTGAAAG GCAAGGAGCTGAAATGGATAAGGTGATGCAGGAGCTTGGAAAGTCACTGACTGACCAGGATGTGAATTCCTTAGCAGCTCAGCATTTTGAGTCTCAGCAG GATTTGGAGAACAAATGGACCAATGAATTAAAACAGACTACTGCTATCCAGAAGCAAGAATACCAGGAGTGGGTGATAAAGCTTCATCAGGACCTAAAGAATCCCAACAACAGCTCAGTCAG tGATGAAATTAAAGTTCAGCCCAGCCAGCTGAGGGAATCTGTGGAAGGAAATGGGAGAATCTATGAAGAGCAAAGGCTGTTAGAAGAAAGCTTTACTATTCACTTAG gagctcagctgaAGACCATGCACAACCTGAGGCTGCTGAGAGCTGATATGTTGGATTTCTGCAAACACAAGCGCAATCACCGCAGTGGGGTGAAGCTGCATAGGCTGCAGACTGCGATGTCCCTCTACTCAACTTCCCTCTGTGGCCTGGTGTTACTGGTGGATAACAGGATCAGCTCATATAGTGGAATCAAAAGAG atttcGCAACTGTTTGCCAAGAATGCACGGATTTCCATTTTCCTGGAATCCAAGAACAACTTGAAATTGTCCAGAAGGTTGTACTTAAGGCCAGAGCACAGCGTGGCAGCAAGACAAAGAGACACCATG GAGAGTTCTACATCACACGACACTCAAACCTCTCAGAAATCCATGTTGCCTTTCACCTGTGTGTGGATGACAATGTCAGGTCTGTGAATGTGACTGCCCGGGACCCAGCCATCATGGGGCTCAGGAACATCCTCAAGGTGTGCTGCACACATGACATCACCACCATCAGCATTCCCCTCCTGCTGGTGCATGAAATGTCAGAA gAGATGACCATTCCATGGTGCCTGAAGAGGGCAGAGCTCGTGTTCAAGTGTGTCAAAG GTTTCATGATGGAAATGGCCTCGTGGGATGGAGGAATTTCTCGGACTGTACAATTCCTGGTACCACAG acaatTTCTGACGAAATGTTTTACCAGCTGAGTAACATGCTGCCACAGATCTTCAGAGTATCCTCCACACTGACTCTGACCTCCAAGCACTGA
- the C5H12orf4 gene encoding protein C12orf4 homolog isoform X1, producing the protein MKPNKGKTLTKERDYVYKFNAGNEHLMLTVPLKFPVQENISHLHGRLMVLHNLPCFIENDLKQSLSKFVEEETIKDYDREAEVALEAVKLGKVDINQLADTWAKAYKETTLEHAKPEETSWDEDFADVYHDLIHSPASEMLLNLEYNYFVSISELISERDVELKKLRERQGAEMDKVMQELGKSLTDQDVNSLAAQHFESQQDLENKWTNELKQTTAIQKQEYQEWVIKLHQDLKNPNNSSVSDEIKVQPSQLRESVEGNGRIYEEQRLLEESFTIHLGAQLKTMHNLRLLRADMLDFCKHKRNHRSGVKLHRLQTAMSLYSTSLCGLVLLVDNRISSYSGIKRDFATVCQECTDFHFPGIQEQLEIVQKVVLKARAQRGSKTKRHHENKISGNEDKLMNIERNQSNILPGEFYITRHSNLSEIHVAFHLCVDDNVRSVNVTARDPAIMGLRNILKVCCTHDITTISIPLLLVHEMSEEMTIPWCLKRAELVFKCVKGFMMEMASWDGGISRTVQFLVPQTISDEMFYQLSNMLPQIFRVSSTLTLTSKH; encoded by the exons ATGAAGCCTAATAAAGGAAAGACTTTAACTAAAGAGAGAGACTATGTGTACAAATTCAATGCTGGAAATGAACATTTGATGCTTACCGTGCCTCTCAAATTCCCTGTGCAAGAGAATATCAGTCATTTGCATGGACGTCTGATGGTTCTGCACAACCTGCCATGCTTTATAGAAAATG ACCTGAAGCAATCTCTTAGTAAATTTGTAGAAGAGGAAACTATAAAAGATTATGACAGAGAAGCTGAAGTGGCTCTGGAAGCAGTGAAATTGGGAAAAGTAGACATCAACCAGCTGGCAGATACTTGGGCTAAAGCTTATAAGGAG ACAACATTAGAACATGCCAAACCTGAAGAAACCAGTTGGGATGAAGATTTTGCAGATGTTTATCATGATCTGATCCATTCTCCAGCTTCTGAAATGCTGTTAAACCTGGAATACAATTATTTTGTTAGCATTTCAGAATTAATAAGTGAAAGGGATGTGGAACTGAAAAAGCTACGTGAAAG GCAAGGAGCTGAAATGGATAAGGTGATGCAGGAGCTTGGAAAGTCACTGACTGACCAGGATGTGAATTCCTTAGCAGCTCAGCATTTTGAGTCTCAGCAG GATTTGGAGAACAAATGGACCAATGAATTAAAACAGACTACTGCTATCCAGAAGCAAGAATACCAGGAGTGGGTGATAAAGCTTCATCAGGACCTAAAGAATCCCAACAACAGCTCAGTCAG tGATGAAATTAAAGTTCAGCCCAGCCAGCTGAGGGAATCTGTGGAAGGAAATGGGAGAATCTATGAAGAGCAAAGGCTGTTAGAAGAAAGCTTTACTATTCACTTAG gagctcagctgaAGACCATGCACAACCTGAGGCTGCTGAGAGCTGATATGTTGGATTTCTGCAAACACAAGCGCAATCACCGCAGTGGGGTGAAGCTGCATAGGCTGCAGACTGCGATGTCCCTCTACTCAACTTCCCTCTGTGGCCTGGTGTTACTGGTGGATAACAGGATCAGCTCATATAGTGGAATCAAAAGAG atttcGCAACTGTTTGCCAAGAATGCACGGATTTCCATTTTCCTGGAATCCAAGAACAACTTGAAATTGTCCAGAAGGTTGTACTTAAGGCCAGAGCACAGCGTGGCAGCAAGACAAAGAGACACCATG aaaacaaaatcagtggGAATGAAGATAAATTAATGAATATCGAACGAAACCAGTCGAACATTTTGCCGG GAGAGTTCTACATCACACGACACTCAAACCTCTCAGAAATCCATGTTGCCTTTCACCTGTGTGTGGATGACAATGTCAGGTCTGTGAATGTGACTGCCCGGGACCCAGCCATCATGGGGCTCAGGAACATCCTCAAGGTGTGCTGCACACATGACATCACCACCATCAGCATTCCCCTCCTGCTGGTGCATGAAATGTCAGAA gAGATGACCATTCCATGGTGCCTGAAGAGGGCAGAGCTCGTGTTCAAGTGTGTCAAAG GTTTCATGATGGAAATGGCCTCGTGGGATGGAGGAATTTCTCGGACTGTACAATTCCTGGTACCACAG acaatTTCTGACGAAATGTTTTACCAGCTGAGTAACATGCTGCCACAGATCTTCAGAGTATCCTCCACACTGACTCTGACCTCCAAGCACTGA